The following proteins are co-located in the Clostridiales bacterium genome:
- a CDS encoding alanyl-tRNA editing protein, producing the protein MTKKLYQKDVYQKEHTSIILEVIGDGSQENPWILVLDETIFFPTGGGQPCDLGTISEIPVLEVTEKEGIVYHRLGSTDTTPSSILEFKTGDKVFCQLDWERRFAHMQRHCGEHILSGIFFRELGGVNRGFHMGADYMTIDIDVPGITKEQAEQIETITNEVIWSNVPVTTRYFEDRSEAERLPLRKALAIDEDISIVCVGDENNPADCVACCGTHPSTSGQVGLVKIFKLENYKGMTRVYFNAGKGAFSDYQKKHRILSELNSKYSADDKDLLEKIKAQDEKNKEVRQELYQLKNSVITKAADEILDSFGVPETKAAVVNKKSSGTSSSSSEASTSLIHTSDCLIIREYPYLNVNDLLAISKLLAAELKTGILAAMISTRENLVILASSGGHDCGKLVKDNAPVWNGKGGGNAGGARAMFSSREDLECFVTFIRQAYQSRK; encoded by the coding sequence ATGACAAAAAAACTCTATCAAAAGGATGTTTATCAGAAAGAGCATACCAGTATCATTTTGGAAGTGATAGGAGATGGCTCGCAGGAAAATCCCTGGATTCTGGTGCTGGATGAAACCATCTTTTTTCCCACAGGCGGTGGGCAGCCCTGTGATCTTGGGACAATCAGTGAAATCCCCGTACTAGAGGTAACTGAAAAAGAGGGTATCGTCTATCACCGTCTAGGGTCAACCGACACGACTCCTTCCTCTATTCTGGAATTTAAGACAGGAGATAAGGTATTTTGCCAGCTGGACTGGGAACGCAGATTTGCTCACATGCAGCGGCATTGCGGCGAACATATCCTTTCGGGAATTTTCTTTCGCGAGCTTGGAGGCGTAAACCGCGGCTTTCATATGGGAGCCGACTACATGACCATCGATATCGATGTTCCAGGGATCACTAAGGAACAGGCTGAGCAAATAGAAACCATTACAAATGAAGTGATTTGGTCTAATGTACCGGTTACAACAAGATACTTTGAGGATCGCAGCGAAGCAGAAAGGCTCCCTCTTCGAAAAGCGCTGGCGATCGATGAGGATATCTCCATTGTTTGTGTTGGAGATGAAAATAATCCTGCCGATTGCGTAGCCTGCTGCGGCACACATCCGTCAACGTCCGGTCAGGTTGGCCTGGTGAAAATCTTCAAGCTTGAAAATTACAAGGGAATGACAAGGGTGTATTTCAATGCAGGAAAAGGCGCATTTTCTGATTATCAGAAGAAGCATCGCATTCTCTCCGAACTCAATTCGAAGTACTCAGCAGATGACAAGGATCTTCTTGAAAAAATCAAGGCGCAGGATGAGAAAAACAAGGAAGTGCGTCAGGAGCTTTATCAGTTGAAAAACAGTGTCATCACCAAGGCTGCAGATGAAATTCTTGATAGCTTTGGCGTCCCCGAAACAAAAGCTGCTGTTGTTAATAAAAAGTCCAGCGGCACCAGCAGCAGCTCCAGCGAGGCTTCAACCTCTCTCATTCATACTTCCGATTGCCTTATCATCAGGGAATACCCCTACTTGAATGTCAACGACCTCCTTGCCATCTCGAAACTACTTGCCGCTGAACTTAAGACAGGAATCCTCGCAGCAATGATTTCAACCAGAGAGAACCTGGTAATTCTTGCTTCATCCGGCGGACACGACTGTGGAAAGCTTGTCAAAGATAATGCTCCGGTGTGGAATGGCAAAGGCGGTGGGAATGCAGGGGGAGCGCGGGCAATGTTTTCTTCCAGAGAAGATTTGGAGTGTTTTGTCACGTTTATCCGTCAAGCGTATCAAAGTCGGAAATAA
- a CDS encoding helix-turn-helix domain-containing protein, whose protein sequence is MLKEKNHYKEGLPINVITANIIEYPIHFHDDIEVVYVLEGSIGLKNGYYSYVLNQGDIFILNDREIHSFYHTDQPNMVMMLQMDIAFFSKYYGNLKNSFFVTDMKDEDDEGLEALRNLLGRIMLDVLEKGYGYEYKVIEATHNLLANLLANFQYFTMEDGKFVNEAKNIGNKVLAGRLNRITDYMYENYSRRLTLNEIAEQEHLSIYYLSHVIKEATGLSFQELLSFIRVEESEKLLLGTNKKIGAISEESGFSAIRYYIKYFTKWFGMHPLEYRKKYTGNVSSRETHAQYILSKPDEIKKAIRNQTKELFAKDQQEKGSALTIVSLDLDQPRRHKTPVENGIAALFEKNCMHPAAFAYKMLTALNEHIIVEEENYIISKPHKSSSDKESFSILFYNLTDKVRVIALKEQSLEDTYRELDNFNDRAEILVKISGMSGEYKLSRYKFSKDNILMSYKVKLGNSHSVSKREKLTNRWAMTPTVSFSAINAADTLSIQSHLSGFGAELILIDHVSDQEERNVPFYGK, encoded by the coding sequence ATGCTGAAAGAAAAAAATCATTACAAGGAAGGGCTTCCTATTAATGTAATAACAGCAAATATAATTGAGTATCCCATTCATTTTCATGACGACATTGAGGTGGTATATGTACTGGAGGGCTCGATCGGACTCAAGAACGGATATTATTCTTATGTTCTGAATCAGGGAGATATCTTTATCTTGAATGACAGAGAAATACACAGCTTTTATCATACCGATCAGCCCAATATGGTGATGATGCTTCAAATGGATATTGCATTTTTTTCAAAATACTACGGCAACCTGAAAAACAGTTTCTTTGTGACGGATATGAAGGATGAAGATGACGAAGGGCTGGAGGCACTGCGAAATCTCCTGGGACGAATCATGCTGGATGTTCTGGAAAAAGGCTATGGGTATGAGTATAAGGTCATAGAAGCGACACATAACCTGCTTGCCAATCTTTTAGCAAACTTTCAGTACTTTACCATGGAGGACGGAAAGTTTGTAAATGAAGCTAAAAATATAGGCAACAAGGTACTTGCGGGGAGATTGAACCGCATTACAGACTACATGTATGAAAACTATTCGAGAAGGCTGACCTTGAACGAGATAGCAGAGCAAGAGCATCTCAGCATTTACTACCTATCTCATGTTATTAAGGAAGCAACGGGGTTGAGCTTTCAAGAGCTGCTGAGCTTTATCCGTGTGGAGGAGTCGGAGAAACTTCTTCTGGGAACCAATAAAAAGATCGGAGCGATCTCGGAAGAGTCTGGATTTTCTGCCATTCGCTATTACATTAAATACTTTACGAAGTGGTTTGGCATGCACCCCTTGGAATACCGTAAGAAATATACCGGCAATGTGAGCAGCCGGGAAACCCATGCTCAATACATTTTGTCCAAACCGGATGAAATCAAAAAAGCCATTAGAAATCAGACAAAAGAGCTCTTCGCAAAGGATCAGCAGGAAAAGGGATCGGCTTTGACCATTGTTTCCCTCGACCTGGATCAGCCTAGACGACATAAGACGCCGGTAGAGAATGGTATCGCCGCTTTGTTCGAAAAAAACTGCATGCATCCCGCAGCGTTTGCCTATAAAATGCTTACTGCGCTGAACGAGCATATTATTGTGGAAGAAGAAAATTACATTATTTCTAAGCCGCATAAAAGCAGTTCAGACAAAGAATCCTTCAGTATTTTATTTTATAACCTGACGGACAAGGTCAGGGTGATTGCCTTGAAAGAACAGTCGCTGGAGGATACTTACAGAGAATTGGACAACTTCAATGACAGGGCAGAAATCCTGGTGAAAATTTCCGGAATGAGCGGAGAGTACAAGCTCAGCCGGTATAAATTCTCTAAGGACAATATCCTAATGAGCTATAAAGTTAAGCTAGGAAATTCTCATTCCGTATCCAAAAGAGAGAAGCTTACGAACCGCTGGGCCATGACTCCCACCGTCAGCTTTTCTGCAATCAATGCAGCGGATACCCTGAGTATTCAGTCACACCTTTCGGGGTTCGGCGCTGAGCTGATTCTAATTGATCATGTGAGTGATCAGGAGGAACGGAACGTTCCTTTTTATGGGAAATAG
- a CDS encoding glutathione peroxidase — translation MRIYDFNVKKIDGTDVSLKEYEGKVLLIVNTATGCGFTPQYDGLEALYAKYRERGFEILDFPCNQFLNQAPGTSEEIASFCKLNFGTEFETFDKIEVNGENAHPLYKFLKEQAPSDIDNGGLEDLKKKLLTHSFSVEAPEIQWNFTKFLIDGTGNVVGRFAPTITPEELEAHIEKLL, via the coding sequence ATGAGAATCTATGATTTTAACGTAAAAAAGATCGACGGTACGGATGTATCATTAAAGGAATATGAAGGAAAGGTTCTTCTGATTGTCAACACAGCCACTGGCTGCGGATTCACACCACAGTATGACGGTCTGGAAGCACTCTATGCAAAGTACAGAGAGAGGGGCTTTGAAATCCTCGACTTCCCTTGCAATCAATTTTTAAATCAGGCTCCAGGGACGAGCGAAGAGATTGCAAGCTTCTGCAAACTCAATTTCGGAACCGAGTTTGAGACCTTTGATAAGATTGAAGTAAATGGGGAAAATGCTCATCCACTCTATAAGTTTTTAAAGGAGCAGGCTCCTAGCGATATCGACAACGGAGGGCTGGAAGACCTTAAGAAAAAGCTTCTGACCCACTCATTCTCTGTAGAAGCCCCAGAAATCCAGTGGAATTTTACAAAGTTCCTCATCGATGGTACCGGAAATGTCGTTGGAAGATTTGCACCGACCATCACACCTGAGGAATT